Part of the Vibrio ishigakensis genome, AATAGAGCAAGATCTTCTCTCGGGAGATATTGATGTTGCACTGTCTATGTTGCCGACGCGAGAGGATAGGTTTGAATATGAATCTGTGGGCGACTATCCCATCTATGCTGTGTTGCCAAAAGATGATAAATGGCTGGGTGAGTCAAAACTAGAGCTCACTGAGCTAAAGGATATTCCTTTTTACCTCTATACCTCTGAATTTACCATTACCCAGATAATCGAAAGGTTGTGTAAAGATAAGGGCTTTGTTCCCAGGGTAGGTATTAAGAGCAGTCAGTGGGATTTTCTTGCCGCTATGGTGAAAAGTGGTCTTGGGGTGAGTTTTATACCGGAGCCCATTTGTCGAAATCTCAATCCCAAGGATTATTGTTTTCGAGAGTTGAGCGATGAGCTCCGATGGCGTCTTGCCTTGATGTGGAGTCGCGAGCGCTATCTATCTAAAGCAAGTCAGGCCTTTGTCGACCTAGTGAAGAGTCGAACTTAGTCGCGCTTCCACAAGATGTGGCAGAACTTATGCTCTGGGTCGCGTGAAACCAGAAGGCGAGCAAACACGTCATCCAGTGTGTCGCTCTCTTCGTTTACCAAGCCAACACGAACCTCAGCATAGGTCTCTTTGTCTACCTCAAAGCCCACGTGTTGTACCCAGTCATCGCCAGTTTCAACCAGCTCAGCTGCGCCACGCTCTTCAAACTGAAGGGTGAATAGAGCTACGTCTGCCGCTTCAAGATTGTCAGGTGCCATCTCTAGGAAGATATCGTAAGCCGTGTCGATGGCGTCGTCGTATGAGAGAAGTTCAGTCATCTCTAATCCTCTTAATATTTTCGGCGATTGTACGTGTTAATTGTGTCAATTAAAACAGTCCAAGCTGAGGGGCATTGATTTCATCAAACTTGAGCCCAACAAAGGGCAATATGGCATCAGCCACTGGCTTTATCTGTTTATCAATATAGTGCTGATAATCCATCGGCGCTTTGACATAATCCAGTGGTTCAGGCCCTTGCAGAGTCATTACGTAGGAGATGCGCCCACGGTTTTGATACTGTAGCGGTCGACCTAGCTTCTCGTTTATCTCATCGGCAAGGCGAGCAGCGCGTACCTGAGGTGGCACATTTTTTTGATATTCATGCAAGCGGCGTCGAAGGCGTTTGCGATACACCAGTTTGTTATCCAGTTGCCCAGATTCAATCTTTTCTACGATTTCTAACACATAGTCGGTAGGGTCTTGATTATCGAAGATGAGCTCGTACAGGTGTTGCTGAAACTCTTGCGCAAGAGATGTCCAGTCACTGCGCGCGCTTTCTAGCCCTTTAAAGACAATGCGCGAGCTGTCCCCTTGTGTGATAAGCCCGGCGTAGCGTTTTTTCGAACCGGTTTCTGAGCCACGAATAGTCGGCATAAAGAATCGGTTAAAGTGAGTCTCGTACTCCAGCTCCAGATAGGAGGTGAGGTTATATTCCTCTCTGAGATGTTCGGTCCACCAAGTGTTGATCTCTTGGGTGAGGGTGTTACCTATTTTGTCTGCCTCTTCTTTACTGCAACTGTTCTTCAAAGAGACAAAGGTGGAGTCGGTATCACCATAGATAACCTCATAACCGCGTTCTTCAATCAGCTTACGAGTGGTCTTCATGATTTCGTGCCCGCGAAGGGTAATCGATGAAGCAAGACGCGTATCGAAGAATCGGCAACCGCCAGAGCCAAGCACCCCATAGAAGGAGTTCATAATGATCTTAATCGCAGTAGAGAAGGCGACCTCTTTTTGCTGCTTAGCCTTGTCACGAGCCTTCCATAGGTTTTCGATAAGCTGAGGCAGATAGTGTTTCTGACGATGAAACTGTGCCTTCCTAAAACCAGGTACGGCTTGGTCATCACCCTTACCAATTTCAGCTTTTAAACCTTCTACTAGCCCCATAGGGTCAATCAAGAAACTTCGGATGATGGCGGGGTAAAGGCTTTTGAAATCCAGCACTAATACTGAGTCATATAACCCCGGTCTGGAATCCATTACAAAGCCGCCAGGGCTGGCTAGCCAGTTCTCCGGCTCTAGATTAGGCGCTATATATCCACCTCTATGCAGACGTGGCAGATAAAGGTTAGAGAAGGCTGCAACGCTACCGCCAATCCTATCCAATGCAAGGCCAGTGAGCTTGCTTCGCTCAATGAGGTAATCCAATAAATGGGTGTGCTCAAAGATACGCGTCACCAGAGCGCAGTCTTGGAAGTTATATTTTGCCAGCGCCAACTTATCGTGATGGAACATATGGTTGATCTCGTCCATTCGATCGTTGGGATTGCTGATGGCCTTACCTTCATGCAAAAGTTCGCGCGAGACATTCTCCAAAGACCAGGAATCAAAGGAGTAAGTGGCGGCTTTCAAACCGTCGATACCATCTATCACCACACGCCCCGGAACATTGATGAAACCGTTTTGGTTTTGCGCCGTTTGCCGGTAGAGACACTCTTGGCGACCACGACCTAGGGGCAATTTAATATTGTGCGCCTGCGCTCGCTGCAGTAGCAGTCTCATATCAAAGCCAATGACGTTCCAGCCAATAATGATGTCAGGGTCAAACTGATAAAACCATTGTACTAGTGCCTGTAGCAGAGACTTTTCGTCCGCGACCCACTGTATGGCAACACCTTCACTTATTTGCGGTTCTCCTACCATGATTACCCTCTGGTCGCGAGGACAATCAAGGCCAACGGAGTAGAGTACTCCCTTGGCTGAGCACTCTAGGTCGAGAGAAACCATACAAAGGTTCGGGGTGTAGTGCTCGGCTTTACGGGCTTGGGCTTGGCTTATTTGCAAGTAACCCTGCTTGGCTTGCTCTGTACCTTCAACCTCAATTTGGCCTTGGATGAAGCGCTCCATTAGATAGCGATCAGCGAGGCGAATGTCCGACTCAAAGACCTTTAATCCATGCTCATTCAGCACCGTCTCGAAGTTACGAGCCTCTCTTTGGGTTTTGAAATAGCAGGCGGTGACCTTGTCATGCTGAAAGGTTTTAAGCTCGAGCGCACGATAGCGACATTGAATTTGATTTGCCTTGGCTAGCGACTCTACTTCAGCATGATCATCTGAGCGTACAAAAAAAACCGATTCTTGGTTTGGTATTTGAACCAAAGCAGGACCAGAATCAGTAGAAAGCCACAGGTCGATTTGTGTGGTGGAGCCAATATCTCTAGCTTGACGAGTGAGGATGAAACCGCTGCGCAATGTGTTTGCCTTTGAAGGAACTTCTTACCTGATCATAACAAAAGTCGTGGTGGTTGAGGTTAGGATTTGTCGCTGTTTTGTAAAATTAGATCTTAGACAAAACAGCGGGCGAACCTAATGATATGTTGAATTAGGGTAGCTAATCGTAATATCCTGATGCGCGCAGTTTCACTATGTGACAGAAATGACTTATATTTCTGTCACTTATGCATGAAACACGTATCATAAGAATAAAAATTGGTCGAAATTACCAAAATTACTTGGTATGGCTCATAATTACCGCATTCAAAGATTGCCAAACGGAGTCTGGAACAGCATATTGCTAAGGTTTCAAACTCTATTAAGTATAAAAATTGAATTCGTTAGTTGTGGCTCAATTGACTGGCTTTGCGAACAAAAAAAATTAGTGTGGAGATACAAGCTTGATTAATGTTTTTCTTGTAGATGATCACGAGCTAGTTCGCACAGGGATACGACGTATTATTGAAGACGTCCGTGGCATGAACGTAGCAGGAGAGGCTGAAAGCGGTGAAGAATCGGTAAAATGGTGTCGTAGCAATCATGCTGATGTCATTTTAATGGACATGAATATGCCCGGTATTGGTGGCTTGGAAGCCACTAAGAAAATTCTCCGTTTTAATCCTGACGTTAAAATCATCGTACTAACCGTACATACAGAAAACCCGTTTCCTACCAAAGTGATGCAGGCAGGCGCGGCAGGATATCTTACTAAGGGCGCTGGTCCAGATGAGATGGTGAATGCCATCCGTATGGTGAACAGTGGTCAAAGATATATTTCACCAGAGATTGCACAGCAGATGGCCCTTAGCCAGGTGTCGCACTCTTCTGATAACCCATTTAAAGACCTTTCGGAGCGCGAACTTCAGATCATGCTGATGATCACTAAAGGTCAAAAGGTAACAGACATTTCCGAGCAGCTGAGCTTGAGCCCGAAAACGGTAAACAGTTATCGCTACCGTTTGTTTAATAAGCTCGATATCAGCGGTGACGTGGAATTGACGCACTTAGCGATTCGTCACGGGATGCTCGATACAGAGACGCTTTAGTGAGTTTCGACTCTACTGCCTTTCTAAAAACAGTAACTAACCAGCCCGGCGTATACAGAATGTATAACGCCGAGCAGGTTGTTATTTATGTCGGTAAAGCAAAAGACCTCAAAAAGCGCTTAAGCAGTTATTTTCGTAAGACATTAGACAACGAAAAGACCAAAGCGCTGGTCAGTCATATCCAGCATATCGACGTCACGGTTACCCATACCGAAACCGAAGCCCTTATCCTCGAACACAACTATATTAAGCAGTATCTGCCTAAATATAACGTTCTGCTTCGTGACGATAAGTCCTACCCCTATATTTTTATCAGCGGTCATAAGCACCCAAGACTCTCTTTGCATCGCGGCTCTAAGAAGCGTAAAGGCGAGTATTTTGGTCCTTATCCAGACTCTGGTGCGGTGAGGCAAACCTTACACCTTTTGCAAAAGGTGCTACCCATGCGCCAATGCGAGGATACCATCTATGCCAACCGTACTCGCCCATGCCTGATGTATCAGATTGGTCGTTGCGTAGCCCCTTGTGTTAGTTCGGTTATCTCTGATGAGGAGTATGCTGAGCTGGTGGAGTGGGTGCGTCTTTTCCTGCAAGGTAAAGATAAACAGGTTGTGACTCAACTAATTGAGAAGATGGATGAGGCGAGTAAGACGCTTAAGTTTGAGGAAGCGGCTAAGTATCGAGATCAGATCCAAGCTATTCGTCGCATCCAAGAGCAGCAGTACGTGTCAGAAGACAGCTTCGATGACATAGACGTGCTCGGATATGCTCAAGAGACAGGTGTGGCTTGTGTACATATCTTGATGATACGTCAGGGTAAAGTTCTGGGTAGTCGTAGCTTTTTTCCTAAGATCCCAAACAACAGTCAGCAAGATGAGATTTTTTACAGTTTTATTAGCCAGTATTATCTCAATCAGTCTGAGGGAAGGGGATTGCCTGCCCGTCTCATCTTCGCTTCAGGCTTGCTTAGCGAACAAGAAGCCTTCCAGCAAGTACTGACCGATATGGCAGGGCGCAAGGTCACCTTCCATGTCAGCCCTAGTGGCACTCGCGGGCGCTATCTTAAGCTCGCTAACACCAATGCCTTGAATGCGATCACCACCAAGATAAACCATAAGATGACCATCTCGCAGCGCTTTAAAGAGCTTCAAGAGGTGCTAGGTATGGAATCTATTAGGCGAATGGAGTGTTTCGACATCAGTCACACCATGGGAGAGAACACTATTGCCTCGTGTGTGGTGTTCAATCATGAGGGGCCTTTAAAGCAAGAATACCGTCGCTATAACATTACCGGTATTACTGGTGGTGATGATTACGCGGCTATGGGGCAGGTACTTGAACGTCGTTATTCAAAGCAACTGGATGTGGATAAGATCCCTGACATCGTGTTCATCGATGGTGGTAAAGGCCAGCTCAATCGCGCGGTGGAAATCATCAGTCAGTATTGGGATGAGTGGCCTAAGAAGCCGCGTCTTATCGGTATCGCTAAGGGTGTAACACGTAAGCCTGGCCTTGAGACCATGATTACCCCAGATGGTGAGGAGTTTAACCTCGCCAGTGATGCGCCTGCGCTGCATTTGATGCAACACATTCGAGACGAGAGTCATAACCACGCGATCTCAGGTCATAGAGCCAAGCGCGGTAAAGCGCGCCGCACCAGTGCTTTAGAGGGAATCGAGGGGATCGGACCAAAACGTCGCCAAGCACTACTTAAATATATGGGCGGACTGCAGGAGTTGAAGCGCGCGAGTGCCGAAGAAATCGCCAAAGTGCCCGGTATTAGTCATTCTTTAGCAGAAAAGATATTTCAGGCGTTGCAACACTAGGTAAAATCCCGCAACATTGACTTTAAATGATAAGCCATCACAGCACGATGTAGTCGTGCTCTTAGAGTCGTTACAATGCGTTTAACAATACCAAACATTCTAACCCTGCTTCGCCTTATCCTGATCCCAATCTTCGTGATTGTTTTCTATCTTCCTTATTCGTGGGCGCCATTTGTGGCTGCTATGGTTTTCTGGGTCGCAGGCTTTACCGATTGGTTGGATGGCTATATCGCAAGAAAGCTTGGCCAGATGTCTCGCTTCGGTGCTTTTCTTGACCCGGTTGCTGATAAAGTGATGGTGGCAACGGCGCTGCTGCTTATCTCTGAGCACTACGCCACACTTTGGATTACCATCCCAGCCATTATTATGATTTCTCGTGAGATCATCATTTCAGCCCTAAGAGAGTGGATGGCGGAAATCGGTAAACGCTCTAGCGTTGCAGTGTCATGGACAGGTAAGGTTAAGACCTTTTCACAGATGTTCGCGCTTTGGGTGTTGATCTGGCGCTACGACGATTGGATGGTGTGGATTGGTTACGCTTCTTTGTATGTAGCAACCATACTGACTATCTACTCCATGGTGCAGTATTTAATGGCGGCCAAAGACGATTTACTCGAATCAGATTAATAAAAAAACCAGCTTCGGCTGGTTTTTTGCTATTTATTCCCCAGAGATACAGTTTTTTATACTAATAGTCTCGGTATTACAGATATTTAGCAAAATGTGACTTGGATAAATAAACAACTAAATAGACGAAATATAGACACATATTGCTAGATATCTAATCACTTATTTTAAGTTTGTTTGCAAAGCGAGCAAACGAATCCAAAATTTAAAAATAGTGTTGACTCAACCCCGTGAATCCGTAAAATGCCTCCCCGTACCGAAGAGGAATCCTCTTCAACAAGACGGCGCCTTGGCAGAGTGGCTATGCAGCGGATTGCAAATCCGTGGACCTCGGTTCGACTCCGGGAGGCGCCTCCATTCTCTCTTTAAGAAGAATGAATTTGCGACACTAGCTCAGTTGGTAGAGCGCAACCTTGCCAAGGTTGAGGTCACGAGTTCGAACCTCGTGTGTCGCTCCAAATATAAAGATTTGGCTTTTTAGCGGAATCACAGATGGTGTCTAACCCATCGCAAAAGTTTTGCGTGCCCTGGTGGTGGAATTGGTAGACACAAGGGATTTAAAATCCCTCGACGTTCGCGTTGTGCCGGTTCAAGTCCGGCCCGGGGCACCATCTTACAATTTGAAACTATTACGCGACACTAGCTCAGTTGGTAGAGCGCAACCTTGCCAAGGTTGAGGTCACGAGTTCGAACCTCGTGTGTCGCTCCAGTTTCAATACAAATCGAAGGCGCCTTGGCAGAGTGGCTATGCAGCGGATTGCAAATCCGTGGACCTCGGTTCGACTCCGGGAGGCGCCTCCATTATTCTTAAGCTTGCAGCGATAAGCTGTTTGCTACGAGATGCGACACTAGCTCAGTTGGTAGAGCGCAACCTTGCCAAGGTTGAGGTCACGAGTTCGAACCTCGTGTGTCGCTCCAAAATATAAAGAGTTCTGGACCTTTACACGAGGAACCTCGTGCCCAGTCTGGTCGAGACGCTCCAGATATAGAGAAGCCCTAGCAGAGATGCTGGGGCTTTTTCGTTTCTATCTATTCTCTATTAGTTGAGTCCTATCTATTTTTCGCACACCTCGCAAAACGAGCAATGCTATTCTTCCTCATGGCAGGAAAGCGTTTATTATCTGAAGGATAGGGCGTTCTTGACTCAAATCTATACTAGGAGAAACTGATGGAGAAAGTGCAGCAAGTTGTTGATTTTCTTCTTACCTACAAGAGCGTATTAACCGCACTTGTTTTGCTTGTGATCTGGTTGTTACGTCGTCTATTGCTTTCGATGATCAGGGGTGAAGATGCCTTCATCTCTGAGAAACAGCGAAATTGGATGTCGAGAACCAAGAATGGCACCTTCGTTTTCACCCTGATTATTCTATTTATCTTGTGGCAGTCGGAGATTAATCAGTTTGCGCTAAGCGTGACCGCAATTGCGGTTGCGATAGTGGTGGCATCTAAAGAGATTATTCTTTGTTTTACCGGTTCTATCCAAAGAGCGAGTTCGCGTTCGTTCAGAATCGGTGATTGGATTGAGGTTGGGAAATTAAGTGGAGAGGTGATTGAGCACAATATGATGGCGACCGTCATTCAAGAGATCGATCTGCATCATGGGCAATACCATTACACAGGTAAAACTGCGACCTTGCCTAACAGTATGTTCTTTACCTATCCGGTTAAGAATCTGAATTTCATGAAGCGTTACGTGTACCACAACTTCACCATAGTGGTTAAGGACTTCGTTAATCTCTATCCGTTATTCCCTGAGCTGACAGAGAAGATAGAAGAGCACTGCGCGTATTTTAGTGAGGTAGCGACTCGCTACAATGCGATGATTGAAAAGCATGCCGGCTTGGATCTGCCTGGCGCTGAGCCACATATCCATATCTCCAACAATGTCAACGCCGAGCAGATGGTGCACTTTATGATCTTCTGTCCGACGGACAAAGCCAATCACCTTGAAGGGCTAATACGTCAAGATTTTATGGAGATGTATGAACAAAGATTCCCCATGAAAGAGTCTTAGTTTCCATTTGAAACCCTAGCTTTGTTGCTAGGGTTTTTTTGTTTCTATTCTTCGCGATTTTTCCGGATTCAAATGTTCGCCTTATCATATTTGATAACGGTACAGATTCGAACCTGCTCAACTCATTTCGTTACTTAACAAAATCAATGATTTTTTTACTGTTTTGTATGAAATCTGGGCAGGAAAGGCATTGCCACGATCACAGTTTTTTGCTAAATTCTCGCGCAATCTCAGAGAGGCTCTGGGGGATACGCGTGATAACCATTCTAAGCTGATTGTGATATCACGTAGGGTAGGTACCAAACACTCCTTGTTTGGTAGACGGGAAGATATCGCCAGTGATGGCATGCATATAGGCACCCAACATGAATCGATCACAATCTAAAATCAGCTTTGTTCTCCCAGCTAGCAGTATCATTACTGAGCCTTGATCTACCTTTTTGACAGCGTCTTGTTGTCACTCCACTTTTAACTAGCTCGAAATCGAGATAGTACGCTTTTATTTCCTTGTGCGCCTGTTCAGTCTGTACGTCGCCGCCTCGGAATCTTTATTACTCTTGTTTTAGGTAAAATATAAATGAGTTCTGCATTTGAATTTGAAATGTCAGCAAACAGCGCTGGCTTCTCAAGCGATGTTCCTGTGGTAGAGGGTGTATACGACCTTACCCCAGACCAAATGTTAATCGACCAGGCTGAACACGAATCTGAAGTTCGCTCTTATCCACGTCGCCTTCCTCTAGCAATTAAGCGTGCTTATGGTGCCCTAGTAGAAGATACGCGCGGTCAAATGTTCCTAGACTGTCTTGCAGGTGCCGGCACCTTGGCACTGGGCTACAACCACCCTGAGA contains:
- the pgsA gene encoding CDP-diacylglycerol--glycerol-3-phosphate 3-phosphatidyltransferase, which codes for MRLTIPNILTLLRLILIPIFVIVFYLPYSWAPFVAAMVFWVAGFTDWLDGYIARKLGQMSRFGAFLDPVADKVMVATALLLISEHYATLWITIPAIIMISREIIISALREWMAEIGKRSSVAVSWTGKVKTFSQMFALWVLIWRYDDWMVWIGYASLYVATILTIYSMVQYLMAAKDDLLESD
- the uvrC gene encoding excinuclease ABC subunit UvrC; this encodes MSFDSTAFLKTVTNQPGVYRMYNAEQVVIYVGKAKDLKKRLSSYFRKTLDNEKTKALVSHIQHIDVTVTHTETEALILEHNYIKQYLPKYNVLLRDDKSYPYIFISGHKHPRLSLHRGSKKRKGEYFGPYPDSGAVRQTLHLLQKVLPMRQCEDTIYANRTRPCLMYQIGRCVAPCVSSVISDEEYAELVEWVRLFLQGKDKQVVTQLIEKMDEASKTLKFEEAAKYRDQIQAIRRIQEQQYVSEDSFDDIDVLGYAQETGVACVHILMIRQGKVLGSRSFFPKIPNNSQQDEIFYSFISQYYLNQSEGRGLPARLIFASGLLSEQEAFQQVLTDMAGRKVTFHVSPSGTRGRYLKLANTNALNAITTKINHKMTISQRFKELQEVLGMESIRRMECFDISHTMGENTIASCVVFNHEGPLKQEYRRYNITGITGGDDYAAMGQVLERRYSKQLDVDKIPDIVFIDGGKGQLNRAVEIISQYWDEWPKKPRLIGIAKGVTRKPGLETMITPDGEEFNLASDAPALHLMQHIRDESHNHAISGHRAKRGKARRTSALEGIEGIGPKRRQALLKYMGGLQELKRASAEEIAKVPGISHSLAEKIFQALQH
- a CDS encoding mechanosensitive ion channel family protein, producing MEKVQQVVDFLLTYKSVLTALVLLVIWLLRRLLLSMIRGEDAFISEKQRNWMSRTKNGTFVFTLIILFILWQSEINQFALSVTAIAVAIVVASKEIILCFTGSIQRASSRSFRIGDWIEVGKLSGEVIEHNMMATVIQEIDLHHGQYHYTGKTATLPNSMFFTYPVKNLNFMKRYVYHNFTIVVKDFVNLYPLFPELTEKIEEHCAYFSEVATRYNAMIEKHAGLDLPGAEPHIHISNNVNAEQMVHFMIFCPTDKANHLEGLIRQDFMEMYEQRFPMKES
- the uvrY gene encoding UvrY/SirA/GacA family response regulator transcription factor, with protein sequence MINVFLVDDHELVRTGIRRIIEDVRGMNVAGEAESGEESVKWCRSNHADVILMDMNMPGIGGLEATKKILRFNPDVKIIVLTVHTENPFPTKVMQAGAAGYLTKGAGPDEMVNAIRMVNSGQRYISPEIAQQMALSQVSHSSDNPFKDLSERELQIMLMITKGQKVTDISEQLSLSPKTVNSYRYRLFNKLDISGDVELTHLAIRHGMLDTETL
- a CDS encoding LysR family transcriptional regulator; amino-acid sequence: MTAKELAYFVTLVETQNFTRASEKLFVTQPTISKALKSLEDSAGQPLVHRKGRDIELTEAGKVVYEHAITILNNISEMQQRLDDIRELKSGHITIGIPPMVGHLYTELLQEFSRSHPSIEVTVVEGGGRKIEQDLLSGDIDVALSMLPTREDRFEYESVGDYPIYAVLPKDDKWLGESKLELTELKDIPFYLYTSEFTITQIIERLCKDKGFVPRVGIKSSQWDFLAAMVKSGLGVSFIPEPICRNLNPKDYCFRELSDELRWRLALMWSRERYLSKASQAFVDLVKSRT
- a CDS encoding HI1450 family dsDNA-mimic protein codes for the protein MTELLSYDDAIDTAYDIFLEMAPDNLEAADVALFTLQFEERGAAELVETGDDWVQHVGFEVDKETYAEVRVGLVNEESDTLDDVFARLLVSRDPEHKFCHILWKRD
- a CDS encoding DNA polymerase II — its product is MRSGFILTRQARDIGSTTQIDLWLSTDSGPALVQIPNQESVFFVRSDDHAEVESLAKANQIQCRYRALELKTFQHDKVTACYFKTQREARNFETVLNEHGLKVFESDIRLADRYLMERFIQGQIEVEGTEQAKQGYLQISQAQARKAEHYTPNLCMVSLDLECSAKGVLYSVGLDCPRDQRVIMVGEPQISEGVAIQWVADEKSLLQALVQWFYQFDPDIIIGWNVIGFDMRLLLQRAQAHNIKLPLGRGRQECLYRQTAQNQNGFINVPGRVVIDGIDGLKAATYSFDSWSLENVSRELLHEGKAISNPNDRMDEINHMFHHDKLALAKYNFQDCALVTRIFEHTHLLDYLIERSKLTGLALDRIGGSVAAFSNLYLPRLHRGGYIAPNLEPENWLASPGGFVMDSRPGLYDSVLVLDFKSLYPAIIRSFLIDPMGLVEGLKAEIGKGDDQAVPGFRKAQFHRQKHYLPQLIENLWKARDKAKQQKEVAFSTAIKIIMNSFYGVLGSGGCRFFDTRLASSITLRGHEIMKTTRKLIEERGYEVIYGDTDSTFVSLKNSCSKEEADKIGNTLTQEINTWWTEHLREEYNLTSYLELEYETHFNRFFMPTIRGSETGSKKRYAGLITQGDSSRIVFKGLESARSDWTSLAQEFQQHLYELIFDNQDPTDYVLEIVEKIESGQLDNKLVYRKRLRRRLHEYQKNVPPQVRAARLADEINEKLGRPLQYQNRGRISYVMTLQGPEPLDYVKAPMDYQHYIDKQIKPVADAILPFVGLKFDEINAPQLGLF